In Niallia sp. FSL W8-0635, one genomic interval encodes:
- a CDS encoding aspartate aminotransferase family protein, translated as MESRSLYERALSVIPPVGKRITELGIVKAEGMYLYDENRKKYLDFGSGIGVTNVGHNHPYVNDMAKKQIDSLVHGCHNIVYYPVYVELAEKLVELMGGDYKVYFSNSGAEAVEGVIKLAKRVTKRPGIISFKRSFHGRTMGATSITASSSHYRKNYEGLLPSVYYAEYPYALRSGLTEAEEVKRCVKSLEDIFSYLIAPDQVAAIILEPIQGEGGYIVPPMEFIKEMRAICDKHGIMLIFDEVQTGFGRTGKMFAWEHYGIKPDILSVAKGIANGFPLSAMIAKKEIMDQWEEGAHGGTYGGNPVSCAAALAVIELLEGGLISNAAIMGDYFIDKLTELQTEFPSIVDIRGKGLMIGIEFFDEKGEPDKKIASIVQKIALDKGLLLLVCGVDKNVIRFIPPTIVKKEEIDEAISIIRTSLEEAYSSILPKIGG; from the coding sequence ATGGAATCAAGATCTTTATATGAAAGAGCACTTTCTGTTATTCCACCAGTAGGAAAAAGAATTACAGAATTAGGGATTGTAAAGGCAGAAGGCATGTATTTATATGATGAAAATAGAAAGAAGTATTTAGACTTTGGCAGTGGAATTGGTGTAACGAATGTCGGTCATAATCACCCATATGTCAATGATATGGCGAAAAAGCAAATTGATTCTTTAGTGCATGGTTGCCATAATATTGTCTATTATCCTGTCTATGTAGAATTAGCAGAGAAACTAGTGGAATTAATGGGTGGAGATTATAAAGTTTATTTTTCCAATAGTGGAGCAGAAGCAGTAGAAGGAGTGATAAAACTAGCAAAAAGGGTCACAAAACGCCCAGGAATTATTTCCTTTAAACGAAGCTTTCATGGAAGAACAATGGGAGCTACTAGTATAACTGCCTCTAGTTCCCATTATCGAAAAAACTATGAAGGATTATTACCAAGTGTCTATTATGCGGAATATCCTTATGCGTTACGTTCTGGTTTAACAGAAGCGGAAGAAGTAAAACGTTGTGTAAAAAGCTTAGAGGATATTTTTTCCTATTTAATTGCTCCTGATCAAGTTGCTGCGATCATTTTAGAACCTATTCAAGGAGAAGGTGGCTATATTGTTCCGCCAATGGAATTTATCAAAGAAATGCGTGCGATTTGTGATAAACATGGAATTATGCTTATTTTTGATGAGGTCCAAACAGGATTTGGGCGTACTGGAAAAATGTTTGCATGGGAGCACTATGGCATTAAACCAGATATTTTGTCGGTAGCAAAAGGGATTGCCAATGGCTTCCCACTAAGTGCCATGATTGCGAAAAAGGAAATAATGGATCAATGGGAAGAAGGGGCTCATGGTGGAACCTATGGTGGAAATCCAGTATCCTGTGCAGCTGCTTTAGCGGTAATTGAGTTGCTAGAAGGAGGACTAATTTCTAATGCAGCTATAATGGGGGATTACTTTATTGATAAATTAACAGAGCTACAAACAGAGTTTCCAAGCATTGTAGATATACGCGGAAAAGGTTTAATGATTGGGATTGAGTTTTTTGATGAAAAGGGAGAACCTGATAAAAAGATAGCGAGCATCGTCCAAAAGATAGCATTAGATAAAGGGTTATTGCTTTTAGTTTGTGGAGTGGATAAGAATGTCATTCGCTTTATTCCTCCAACGATTGTAAAAAAAGAGGAAATAGATGAAGCCATTTCGATTATCCGTACGTCATTAGAAGAAGCTTATTCTAGTATTCTTCCAAAGATTGGTGGATAA
- a CDS encoding FadR/GntR family transcriptional regulator, whose translation MNAALYNDIVKTIENSILNGELKVGSKLMSERELAAYYQVSRNVVREAIKILKEKGYVQVHVGKGAYVKKPEASVVADSLSRFVDKSLSGIRNILEVREVLEISIIQRASVYATQKNMDTLKSIYEEMEQNRFFVDQYVQLDAKFHMELAKSVPNELFYILTKSFSDLSDQVVYLTKINPASIELAQRQHLEMIEAIQTRDEKRAVKVMKQHLNTVKEDIQLLENAGKQVNSALE comes from the coding sequence ATGAACGCGGCTCTTTATAATGATATTGTGAAAACAATTGAGAATAGCATTTTAAATGGGGAATTAAAAGTTGGATCGAAACTTATGTCAGAAAGGGAGCTAGCAGCATATTATCAGGTTAGTAGAAATGTCGTAAGAGAAGCGATAAAAATCTTAAAGGAAAAAGGCTATGTACAAGTACATGTTGGTAAGGGAGCTTATGTAAAGAAGCCAGAAGCATCTGTTGTAGCAGATTCCTTAAGCCGATTTGTCGATAAGTCTTTATCAGGTATTCGCAATATACTAGAGGTTCGTGAAGTACTAGAAATTTCTATTATTCAAAGGGCATCGGTCTATGCTACACAGAAAAATATGGATACATTGAAATCTATTTATGAAGAAATGGAGCAAAATCGTTTTTTCGTGGATCAATATGTTCAATTAGATGCAAAATTTCATATGGAACTGGCAAAATCGGTACCCAATGAATTATTTTATATATTGACCAAGTCCTTTTCCGACTTATCTGATCAAGTTGTTTATTTGACAAAGATTAATCCAGCAAGTATTGAATTAGCGCAAAGGCAGCATTTAGAAATGATTGAAGCAATACAAACAAGGGATGAAAAGAGAGCAGTAAAGGTAATGAAGCAGCATCTAAATACAGTCAAGGAAGATATTCAACTGTTAGAAAATGCAGGAAAGCAAGTGAATAGTGCTTTGGAATAA
- a CDS encoding class I SAM-dependent methyltransferase → MGKLFPYLYDLGMKPLEDGRFYTIRKELISKVKGRVLEIGSGSGINFPFYRNVEQVDAIEPNPAMRKKARSKLEKAAVPIFCHEQKAEQLLFPNQTFDYVISTLVFCTIPNPEAALKEMIRVSKPNATFYFFEHVKMDNAILGKTQDLLTPFWKVICDGCHLNRNTVEIIKDAGLQIKEIKYYYKGLFIMVECTIQHETVNVH, encoded by the coding sequence GTGGGCAAGTTGTTTCCGTATTTATATGATTTAGGAATGAAGCCGTTAGAGGATGGAAGGTTTTACACAATAAGAAAAGAACTGATTAGTAAAGTGAAGGGGAGAGTATTAGAAATCGGCTCTGGTTCGGGTATTAATTTCCCCTTCTATCGAAATGTGGAGCAAGTAGATGCGATTGAACCAAATCCTGCCATGAGGAAGAAAGCTAGAAGTAAATTAGAGAAGGCAGCTGTGCCGATTTTTTGTCATGAACAAAAGGCAGAACAGCTTCTTTTTCCTAATCAAACGTTTGATTATGTAATTTCTACTCTTGTTTTTTGTACGATTCCTAACCCTGAAGCGGCATTGAAAGAAATGATTCGCGTAAGTAAACCAAATGCAACCTTTTACTTCTTTGAACATGTGAAAATGGATAATGCCATATTGGGGAAGACGCAAGATCTTTTAACTCCATTTTGGAAAGTTATTTGCGATGGCTGCCATTTAAATCGAAATACGGTAGAAATAATTAAAGACGCTGGATTGCAGATCAAGGAAATAAAGTATTACTATAAAGGGTTATTTATTATGGTAGAATGCACTATCCAACACGAAACGGTTAATGTTCACTAG
- a CDS encoding Gfo/Idh/MocA family protein, protein MKIGLIGLGDIAKKAYLPVLSEKEGIELVLCTRNEETLNKLSKKYRIKENVQTVEELISRKIDAAFISTATEAHFEIAEKLLENDIHIYIDKPISMDYKETERIVTLAKKTGKIAMVGFNRRFIPKVKELKESGKANLILMQKNRYAAPDYIRRFVVEDFIHVIDTLRFLMGTEVKDVKVECLKEGDTLNSLVIQLIGEGCIAIGIMNRNGGVTEEIIEYSTGKDKYVVNSLVETTHFHNKEIHISKFGDWEPTLYKRGFYQIIDHFIDCIQNKKDPDPSIGDSLKTHEICERIVREAEGRF, encoded by the coding sequence TTGAAGATTGGTCTTATCGGATTAGGAGATATTGCAAAGAAAGCCTATTTACCAGTGCTGTCTGAAAAAGAAGGAATAGAGCTCGTCCTTTGTACTAGAAATGAGGAGACACTAAACAAGCTATCAAAGAAATATAGAATAAAAGAAAATGTTCAAACGGTAGAAGAACTAATCAGCAGAAAAATTGATGCAGCATTTATTAGTACAGCTACAGAAGCTCATTTCGAGATAGCGGAAAAATTGTTAGAAAATGATATTCATATTTACATAGACAAGCCCATTTCGATGGACTACAAGGAAACAGAACGAATCGTAACCCTAGCAAAAAAAACGGGAAAAATCGCGATGGTCGGATTCAACAGAAGATTTATCCCCAAAGTAAAGGAATTAAAGGAATCTGGGAAGGCAAATCTCATTCTTATGCAAAAAAATCGCTACGCTGCACCAGACTATATAAGAAGATTTGTTGTAGAGGATTTTATTCACGTCATAGATACCCTTAGATTTTTGATGGGTACTGAAGTAAAAGATGTAAAGGTAGAATGCCTGAAAGAAGGAGACACACTTAACAGCTTAGTTATTCAACTGATTGGAGAAGGCTGTATTGCCATCGGAATAATGAACAGAAACGGCGGGGTAACGGAAGAAATCATTGAATATTCCACAGGAAAAGATAAATACGTCGTAAACAGCCTTGTGGAGACAACCCACTTCCATAACAAAGAAATCCACATTTCTAAATTCGGAGACTGGGAGCCTACCCTATACAAAAGAGGATTCTATCAGATCATTGACCATTTTATCGATTGCATCCAAAACAAGAAAGACCCAGATCCATCAATTGGCGACTCATTGAAAACACATGAGATTTGTGAAAGGATTGTAAGGGAAGCAGAGGGACGGTTCTAA